taaataaatacttatttttctttcccgtgaataataatggagaagaaaaataaaccaCTTTTGCTAGTGGGCGCCTCGATTGGAGCTCTAATGGCAACGTCTTTTGGATTAACCATTTCAGCTCTGAACACCTCAAAGGAGTTTGCAATTGTTGAAATGGGTTGGTGTTCTAATGCTCAGAATATATACGACTGTAGCAAGTCGCACCTATACGCTGGACTGTGTAACACTGCCTCGTTTGCAGGTTCAGCTATAGGTTCCTTGTTTATTAGTCTCTCTGGAAAACTGGGAAGAAGAGTGTCATTTATGGCAATCAACTGGTTCTTCATTGTAGGTTCAGTGCTCTCTGCTTCGTCAGTTAATTTTGCTATGTTATTTGTCGGTCGTTTATTCTCTGGGTTCGGAGTTGGACTTGATGCAATCGTTCCAATTTTCCTAGTGGAAATATGTCATCCAAACGCAAGGAAATATTTCAGTGTTATATATCAGTTCTTCATAACACTGGGAATCGTACTGACAGCAGGTTGGCAGTTGATTCACGGTCGTGTTGTTACCAACACTGGCTTTGAACTGAGTCTTAAGGACAAGGTGATATGGCGTGGCTCCCAGCTCCTTCCTGCTATCACTGCTATCATAGCTCTCTTACTGATCCACTTCGTCTTCAAATTCAACACTCCGTATGAGCTGATTGAAAAAGGGAAAACAGCTGAGGCTCGTGAGGTTATTGAGAAGTTACATGGCGCAGAGGCAGTTGACGAGGTGTATGACGAGTTTGATCGCGACAgtgaaaaaacaaagtcAACGCCTAATGTGCCTTTACACAAGGCCTTTAAAAATCCCACGTACCGCAAAATCATTTTACACTCGTTCGTACTATCTGCAATACAACAGCTGGTCGGTATCAACGTTCTGATCTCGAATGCCAACAAGTTGTTCTTGGAGATGGCAGGAAGGAGCATGAAGTCGACTCTCGCTTCTACCGGAATACTGTTGGTTAACTTCGTGGCAACAGTGGCATTGACTTTTGTGATTGGAAAGTATGGAAGAAAAACATTTTTGGTTTGGGGTATTGGTTTTTCTACAGTCTTTATGGCTCTGGCCTCGTTCAGTAAGCCTATTGGCAAAGACGCGAAGTGGGTACCCATAGTGTCAATCATTGGTTCATTTGGTTTCATCATTGGTTTTGCAGTCGGTTTAGGAGGAATAACATGGGTGTACTTATCCGAAGTGTACCCACCAGAGACTAAAAACGGTGCTATGAGTGTCGCAGTGTTTATCAACTGGGTATGCGCAGCAGCAACAGTGTTCGGTTCCGAGTATCTCATATCCTACTCCGAAGTACTTGTGAACACAATTTTTTTCGCATTTTCACTATTCGGATTAgtttatgtaattttattcataaagGAAACCAAAGGGGTGGCCTTGGGAAAAGCATATGACTAATCACCGGAACCACCTTTTAGAAAGTGAACCATAGCCTAGCACCGGACTCTAAATCGGTTCagtttatgtatatatatatgtataaattaatgtcGTTTTACCTTTATATTTGTCTAGAATAGATAAATGAATACCAATAAGAGTCTTTGACAAAACGTGGTCTGAAAAAAGAATGAgaaagtgtgtaaaataggtgACAAAATTACGGGTTTCAGTCGGTGCTATTAATGTACTATAAAAGCAGCTTGGCCCTTTTGTTCAACTCAGCCTTTGAGGACTTAATATTGCGCTTTCGTTTAATCTCGCGTAGTTTAGAGCTCTTGGCAAGCTCCAACTTTTCCAGCTCCCTGGCTTTCTTGGATTTGTACTCCTTCAGAGCCTCGTTGCGCTTCTCAAGCCTGTCCTTGCGAATGGTGTGTAACTTATGCAGCATTCTCGCAATCTTCTTTTCGTGTTCGGAGGCGTCGAAACTGACACTAGTGTCATCCTTCTCATGTTCAACAACCTGTAGAAGAAGATGTTGTAAGTGATGTAACATTATCATCAACAGTAGCAATGGCAATAACCACAAAAACCATCAATTAAACAATAGCAACAATATCATAAACAATAAACTAACCTTAGGCTTAGATGAAAAGGGCAGCTTTTCTATTATTGGCTTTGGAATTCTAATTTCGTTGAAGTGGCGAGCTGGCCTCCTCAGAAGCTCCTTCCTCTCATACTTGGAGTCAGGCCTTGCCTCGTCGTACTTCTTGAGCTCCGAAATAGACTTCACCCGCTTGAACTTGTCAGAGTCGACGAGCAGGTTGTAAAATTGTTTAGTCTCCACGCCAATCCAGGATTTCAGAACCACTAGGTCCGACAGCAGTATCTTGTCCTCGAAGGTTGCTCTGAAGGCGCCGTTCTTGTCAATTGGTTTTTTAATCTGACCCCTTATCCCTGAGGCAGTCTGTATCTTCGAGCCAATACACTTTATAACCTCCAACTCCGAGttgaacatatttttaatgaaaCAGgtgtttttcattattttgtACGGTTCTCCAATCTGTAAAAGGGTTAAAATGTAAGTTTGCGTGCTAACTACTCTAATTACCAGCTTAAGTTTCTTCAGTATTCTGTAATTCTGATTCGTTCCCACTGTCACTCCGCTTGCTGAAATCCTGTAATTTGATATTCTATCCCAATTTTTAACCGCCAGTATGCCTAATAATCAATGTGTCGTCGCATAACAGCTCTGAATAAAACTATGTTAATACCGAAATTGGGAGGAGACAAGGGCCCGTATATGTTTGCCAAACAGTGCAAGTGCTCCGGCGTGTATTTGAGCATTTTATTCCTAAACGTTAACGTTTCCACTGGACAGCAATATCGCTGAAAATACTGTAATTTACTAACCTCGTTTGGTTGCGATCCTCCATACAGTAAACTGGCAGCGACTGAAACCGTCTCCATCCCACTGAGAACAGCAGTGGATCGTTGGTCTTCAAAATCTTTGGAAACCACctattaaaatcattatttcagcacaattaaaaaatttggGACAACAGCAATTGCAGTAGTGTGAATAATTGCAGTAATGTGAATAATTGTAGtagtgtaaataattgtagtaatgtaaataattgtagtagtgtaaataattgtagtagtgtaaataattgCAGTAGTGTGAATAATTGCagtaatgtaaataattgcAGTAGTGTGAATAATTGCAGTAATGTGAATAATTGTAGTAGTGTCAACAAATGCCACCAATACAACCATACTACCAATGCCAGTAGCTCCACCAAAACACTAATGCCACCAACACTGGTCGCATTTGCAGTGGCTTCCGACGTACCTGTGTCTCTTGATCTTCACCTGCATGAATCCCAGTCCGTGCTCCGACTGCTGTATTGAGCCCAGAATTATTGGCCTTGAGCTGAGGCTGTTCAGGCAACTAAGTGGGAATCCAGACACACTTATCTTCACAAAGTGGCCGACGTTCCCCGTGGAATCCAGCCTCAGCGTCTCTTGGAAGAGCTTCcgctgctcctcctcctggaTGCTCTTAAACTTCTCACTCTCGGGGTCATTTTCCACCTCCTCCTccgcctcctcctcgttgtCGTCGGCCAGATTCAGGAACTTTGCTTCCCTCAGGGCcctcagcttctcctcgtcCCAGGTGATTCCCAGATCCTCCTCCGGCACTCTGGAGAAGTCCTTCAGAGTCGACCTAGTCGCTGAGTCTCCAAAGTATACCCTCTGACTGATCTCGTCGTACACTTCTATGACCCCGTTGTTCTTTAAACCGTCCTCTTCATCGTCTTCCTCCTCATCCTCAGTGTCCTCTTCCGAAGTGTCATCTGTTGACGAGTAGCCACTCTCATCAGTATCCAGTTTTTTGTGGTTTTGTTGTCGATGCGACTTTTTGTCATTAAGATTATTCCCATGTTCATTAAAAGCATTGTCTTTGTCATTTTCATCGTCTACTAAATCGACATCATCGTCCTCATCCTCGTTGTTTTCATCGACATCATCGTCCTCGTCCTGGTCATGGTCGTCAtcattatcttcttcatcctcGTCATCATCGTCCtcatcatcatcttcaGAGTCATTGTCATATTCctcattttcttcttcttcttcgtagTTGTCCATATCATCACTAGCATCCTCCTTATCACTCTCTTCACTCCCCAAATCGGTCTCGTCTGTCGACGAATATGCATATTCACCCTTTAACTCCTTAGGCTcatttataatattcaaCTCCACCTCGTTCGGTTTATATTGGTCTATTTTTTGCAGCGTTCTTACCATCTGCACTGCTTCAGATATGTTTTCCTTGTCCTCGTCAGGCATCTCCGTGAAGTGTTCCTTCGTCTTAAAAAGTTGAATGTACATAGCGTCGTCGTCCAAGACCAGCGATCCCACGTCGCAGTATGGAGCGTAGATGTTTCTATTCTTGTCCTTCAGCGTCCTCTCCCTAGCAAACCGTTATATGTGCAAATATTCTACCCTAGTActaaacttatttataaataccCTTAGGCCATAAGGCTAACTGTCTAATTCCTACTTCATTTGTATTTGACACGGGTCCTGGAAGTTAGTTATCGACTCTATGCCGAAGTCTCCTGCGCCCGGTATGTGCAACTTGTTCGTCACGTTCATCTTACCGCCGTACACGTACCCGTAGAAGGAAACGTTGCACGCATCGCCCTCGGCGCCTGTTACCTCGTGGCGCAGACTCACCGTGTAAGGGTGGCTCAGCCTCCAGGAAATGTTCGGCGGCCTTTGCGATGAAATGTACCTCGTCAGGTTTAAAACCTCACTCTTCTTGTAGCGGCCGTACTGCACTCCCGTGAAGTAGAACATCTTCGCTCCGTCGTATATCTCAGACCAGAAGCgcttcttcagcaccttCTTCGTCCTGCGCAGGTTCTTGTTGTCCTTGAATGCGTCCAGATGCGTCAGAATCCCGATGATCCTCGGGAACCCGTGGACCTGCATCATGTTAACGAACTCGAACGTCTCCATTTCGTACCTAACAGTCGAATTTATCCTGTGGGAGGTGCAACTTACCCGTAGGATGCGTCTATCATCACGAGTGCGATATCTGCCACTTTGCAGCAATCAATCATGTCAATCATCGAATTTCCGCACTCTACGACCGTTATTCTTCTAGATTTTGAGGAAACCATGGTGATTGGCCCGTTGATGCTACTAATGTTGCGCTTCGAGTACTGCTTCACCAGGGACGTTATCAGAGTGCTTTTTCCCACAGATTTCGGCCCCTGAACCACTACCACAATTGGCGGGGGCTCTTCAGGGGTTTTAAAGATACGGGGCTTCCTCAAACGCTTCTCTTCAACTTCGCTCGCGTGCTGAAACCTGCGATGAACCGACCTTCTCCCACCACTAAAGGTGAAGGCCTTTGTATTCTGCTTAGCCGGCTTCTCTGATGCGGTTTTGGGCTGCTTTTTCTTTGTGTTCTTCTTTTTGTGCTTCTTCTTAACCAAACTGCTCACCAGATGgtccattttattataatttcgTGCCTattacaataaatttacacattaatttaaattatttatataatacatgaaaaataacatataattCTGATTTAAGCctgattttaatttagggTGTTATCTAACACAAcaaaaacagtaaaaagCATTTATATGGTAAATTAGctataaaaatatcaatttttgttatattttataaagcacagaattattaaaatagttaagCGCTTAGTCTTTAATAGCAGGCTACTATCAGCCCATACTCCATATTTGTTCAAACTTAGACTCTAATACGCTCCAACAGCCTGAACAAACTGGTCTATGTCGCCGACGACCTTCTTCTCTAATTCAAGCTGGAGAGCCTTCAGTTCACTGTCGTCGACCTTGTGCGTATGATGAGATGGCGCCCGCACGTCCGAGCTTCCAACCAAGTGGTACTTCTTGCCAGACTCCAAATCGCCCTTCCCGTAATTCTGGTCGAAAAACTCCTCACGCTTAATCTTGCTCAGCTCGTCCTTGAGCACCTTCCGGCGATGCTTCTCAGCTTCCTTGTTGGCCCTTACATTGGCGTTCACCTTGGCCTTTTCGAACTCCCACTCCCCCTTCACCCTGTTTTTGgcctttttaaaaaacctTTTTATCGATTTCTCCCCCGATTTGGCGTTAAGAGACTCCGTTCCGCCAATTAATGCCAGTATTAGCAGGTATATGGTGATCactttcatttttagtCGAActtcatacacattatggTTTATATACCCTTAACTTGCTATTTGGAAATTTTAAAGCCAAATGTGTGAGAGACTGCTAACCAAAAGTGAGTTTTTGTCTAAAGGCACCCTGGAGCAGATCGAGACTTCAAACTACACTTTTCGAGTATTCCGCGAGGAATCCTGCAAATAAAGCCCTAAAAACCGCAAACAAACGCAAATGGAGTGGAGTTGGGACCGTACACTTACGTAAACCTGAAATTCCTGGACTCGACTTCGCGGGAAACGCAGCATGGCGGCGCCAGCTGCGACTGGCCTCTTAAGACGCTATAAATCCCCAATACACGTAAGTAAACAACAGGGGACCGTGACACGCACCCCGAAGAGTTCGATCTAAATAACTCGCGTGCATTAGCTATTAAAACATTAGTTTACGCACTGTGTGTTGGTGGCGTTGCCCAGGTCGGGAATCGGCAGCGTCAGAAGGTCGAAGTTCTCAAACTTCTCGAGCTTGAGCTCCTCGCCGGACCCGCCGGCGCTCGACGCGTGGCCGCTGCCGCCGGAGCTGAGGGCGCCGCCCCTGCCCATGATGCCGCTGGAGACGAGGTCGCCGGCGCCGACGACGCCGCTGGCGAAGGGCACCGAGGAGCCGCGGCCGTTGAGGAGCAGGCTGTCGGCGCGCGAGTGGCCTCCGGGGGCTGCGTCAGGACGCCCTTTGGCCTTCGGCGGCCTCCCCTCGCTCGGGCCGTGGGCCTCGCCAGGGTTGCCCGCGTCACGGCTGCCCGAGCCCCTCGGGGCCCCTCCGTTCCTCAGGCTGTGGAAATCGCCCCCTGGCGCCGCCTCCTCGTACTCGTCGCCGTAGCTCTTGTACGGTATCGGCACGCTCAGCATCTTGATGATGTCGCTGCTGCTCGAGGCCGCGATGTCGTCCGGGATTGGCTGGAATAGCAGCGAGTAGTTGCTGAGCATCCTGGAGCCCAGCGCCTCCTGTGCGTGGTGTGCGTGGCGCCTCAGGCTCTTCGACTCGAGGTTTCTGCAGCGCTTCGAGAGCTGCTTCGCGTTCGGCAGCGGGTAGTCGAGGTGTCTGTTTTTTTCGTTGCGCAGCAGCTTACTTTCGAGCTCCTTTTCCATGAGCTCCTTCTTGAACTCGTTTTCCAGCTCCctttccagcttctccgACGCGTCGTCTCTGTCCcccaggtcctcctccgACTCTGCCTGGCTCTTGTCGAGTAGGTAGTCGTCGTCTCTGAATGATTCCAGCGTTTCGTCGATTTTCTCCTCCCTCTTCGCGGAGTCGTACTCTTCCAGTGACGACTGCTGATTTCCTGCTGACTCCATTTCGAGCATTTCCTGCCTCAGCTTGTCCACTATCTGCTCCTTGTAGTCTATTATTGACTGCATCGTGCCGTCCACGTACTTGTACCTTTTGCAGTAGTGGACGCTCTTGTGCCCTGTGTCTTCCCCTACTGCCTGTTTTCCTCTGGCTGTAGTCGATGTTTGCTGGCCTTGGTGTCCTCCTCTTTCTACTGCGTCGTCCATCTGCCCCTTGCTGTATTCCTCCGATCTCATGCTGTTACTCCCCGAGTTAACGCCTTCGTGCGGCTTTCCGTAGTACTGCTTTGCGAAGCTGTAGAGCACTTCCAGCAGTTCATCTCTGTTTACCACGTCAGTCTTACTTTCCGTGTCGTGGTGCGACGTTGTTCCCACTGGCCTTTCGTAACTTCCTGCGCAGTTGCTGTACATGCTTCTCGTTCCGTAGCTGCTTCCTCTGTTCCTTTCGTAGCTACTGCTGTTTCTCGTGCAAATGCCGTACCTTTCTCCTGGGCCATTCGTGTACCCGTCGTAGCCGTTGATTCCACTCCTTCCGTATGCGCTGTACTTCGTCCTCTCGTACATGCTTCCTCTGCTGTTTCCTTGCGAGTATGCGCTATTCGGACTCCTTCCTATGTGTGCTGACGACCGTGTTCCGTACGTCCTCGGCGCACTTCTTTCGTAGATCGCCTCCTCCGTCTTCACACTTTCCGAGCCCGATCTTTCGTTGGAATTGGTCGCACTGTCGTTGCCTTCGTCCAAGGCCATGGCCTCGTCTGTGTTATGGCCGTTATCGGGGCCACCTGCCTCCTCATGGCCGCACTCTGCATCGCGAATTACTAGCCCATTACCCCCTGCATCGCCATTTACTTGTCCGTTGGCCACAGCATTGGCAGCTACTTCCGGTGCTACTGATCCTTTTGTTACTGCTCCATGTGGCAACATACTGTCTGCAACGCCAACTGCTCCATGTGGTAGTACACCGACCGCGGGTACTCCCGGTAACACACTGTCTCCTTTCGCATCACTGGCCTCAACACTACCACCTGCTCCTCCTGGCAGTCCCATACCTACCGCCTCAGCATCCACCGCAGCGC
The sequence above is a segment of the Theileria orientalis strain Shintoku DNA, chromosome 3, complete genome genome. Coding sequences within it:
- a CDS encoding hexose transporter; amino-acid sequence: MEKKNKPLLLVGASIGALMATSFGLTISALNTSKEFAIVEMGWCSNAQNIYDCSKSHLYAGLCNTASFAGSAIGSLFISLSGKLGRRVSFMAINWFFIVGSVLSASSVNFAMLFVGRLFSGFGVGLDAIVPIFLVEICHPNARKYFSVIYQFFITLGIVLTAGWQLIHGRVVTNTGFELSLKDKVIWRGSQLLPAITAIIALLLIHFVFKFNTPYELIEKGKTAEAREVIEKLHGAEAVDEVYDEFDRDSEKTKSTPNVPLHKAFKNPTYRKIILHSFVLSAIQQLVGINVLISNANKLFLEMAGRSMKSTLASTGILLVNFVATVALTFVIGKYGRKTFLVWGIGFSTVFMALASFSKPIGKDAKWVPIVSIIGSFGFIIGFAVGLGGITWVYLSEVYPPETKNGAMSVAVFINWVCAAATVFGSEYLISYSEVLVNTIFFAFSLFGLVYVILFIKETKGVALGKAYD
- a CDS encoding uncharacterized protein (protein of unknown function DUF663 domain containing protein): MDHLVSSLVKKKHKKKNTKKKQPKTASEKPAKQNTKAFTFSGGRRSVHRRFQHASEVEEKRLRKPRIFKTPEEPPPIVVVVQGPKSVGKSTLITSLVKQYSKRNISSINGPITMVSSKSRRITVVECGNSMIDMIDCCKVADIALVMIDASYGYEMETFEFVNMMQVHGFPRIIGILTHLDAFKDNKNLRRTKKVLKKRFWSEIYDGAKMFYFTGVQYGRYKKSEVLNLTRYISSQRPPNISWRLSHPYTVSLRHEVTGAEGDACNVSFYGYVYGGKMNVTNKLHIPGAGDFGIESITNFQDPCQIQMKERTLKDKNRNIYAPYCDVGSLVLDDDAMYIQLFKTKEHFTEMPDEDKENISEAVQMVRTLQKIDQYKPNEVELNIINEPKELKGEYAYSSTDETDLGSEESDKEDANNAFNEHGNNLNDKKSHRQQNHKKLDTDESGYSSTDDTSEEDTEDEEEDDEEDGLKNNGVIEVYDEISQRVYFGDSATRSTLKDFSRVPEEDLGITWDEEKLRALREAKFLNLADDNEEEAEEEVENDPESEKFKSIQEEEQRKLFQETLRLDSTGNVGHFVKISVSGFPLSCLNSLSSRPIILGSIQQSEHGLGFMQVKIKRHRWFPKILKTNDPLLFSVGWRRFQSLPVYCMEDRNQTRNKMLKYTPEHLHCLANIYGPLSPPNFGILAVKNWDRISNYRISASGVTVGTNQNYRILKKLKLIGEPYKIMKNTCFIKNMFNSELEVIKCIGSKIQTASGIRGQIKKPIDKNGAFRATFEDKILLSDLVVLKSWIGVETKQFYNLLVDSDKFKRVKSISELKKYDEARPDSKYERKELLRRPARHFNEIRIPKPIIEKLPFSSKPKVVEHEKDDTSVSFDASEHEKKIARMLHKLHTIRKDRLEKRNEALKEYKSKKARELEKLELAKSSKLREIKRKRNIKSSKAELNKRAKLLL